The following proteins are encoded in a genomic region of Oryza brachyantha chromosome 11, ObraRS2, whole genome shotgun sequence:
- the LOC102704097 gene encoding water stress-inducible protein Rab21-like → MAHFQGQQHGHPAARVDEYGNPVAAGHGITGATGTGSYGDAGGYGRQAGYGATGTGAHDAGGYGGSGQPAYGATGSGIHDAGGFVPGHTAGHGATGTGVHHGAGGLGAGQTAAGYGTAGTGGHHGATGLGTGQVAGYGTTGTGAHHGAGGLGMGQPAGYGAAGTGAQHGAGHTAGYGTTATPDTMAYESTGTGPLGATTGTGAYPHGGGQFQPAREDHKTGGILHRSGSSSSSSSSEDDGMGGRRKKGIKEKIKEKLPGGNKGTQQQPQMSTTTAATGGYGAGAGPGYAGTTTTTGTTGGTTYAPAHAAGTHEKKGMMEKIKEKLPGGHR, encoded by the exons ATGGCGCACTTCCAGGGGCAGCAGCACGGCCACCCGGCGGCCCGCGTCGACGAGTACGGCAACCCGGTGGCGGCCGGCCACGGCATCACCGGCGCCACCGGCACCGGGAGCTACGGTGACGCCGGGGGTTATGGCCGGCAGGCTGGGTACGGCGCCACGGGAACCGGCGCCCACGACGCCGGCGGTTATGGTGGTTCTGGCCAGCCGGCGTACGGTGCTACCGGCAGTGGCATCCATGACGCCGGTGGTTTTGTGCCTGGGCACACAGCTGGGCATGGCGCCACCGGcaccggagtacaccacggtGCTGGTGGTTTAGGCGCTGGGCAGACGGCGGCCGGGTATGGAACCGCGGGCACGGGAGGCCACCACGGTGCCACCGGTTTAGGCACCGGGCAGGTGGCTGGCTATGGGACTACCGGTACGGGAGCACACCATGGCGCCGGCGGTTTAGGCATGGGGCAGCCGGCCGGGTATGGCGCTGCTGGCACCGGAGCCCAGCATGGCGCCGGGCACACCGCCGGGTACGGAACCACCGCAACGCCTGACACCATGGCATACGAGAGCACCGGCACCGGACCACTCGGAGCCACCACCGGCACCGGCGCGTAtccgcacggcggcgggcagTTCCAACCAGCGAGGGAGGACCACAAGACTGGGGGCATCCTGCACCGCTCCGGCAGCTCAAGTTCAAGCTCG TCATCCGAGGACGACGGCAtgggcgggaggaggaagaaaggcATCAAGGAGAAGATCAAGGAGAAGCTCCCCGGCGGCAACAAGGGCAcccagcagcagccgcagatGAGCACCACCActgcggcgaccggcggatacggcgccggcgccggcccagGGTACGCAGGCACGACAACCACCACCGGTACTACCGGCGGAACGACGTATGCACCGGCGCACGCCGCCGGGACGCACGAGAAGAAGGGCATGATGGAGAAGATCAAGGAGAAGCTCCCCGGTGGGCATCGCTGA
- the LOC107303438 gene encoding uncharacterized protein LOC107303438, with amino-acid sequence MGVAVMGLKSKVEKLEILSQRLPNFINREECTPENRQGIAAFWLQSVYQELEGASWVELCARVSDKFTKDRQEALLRQMICTKQTSAVTAYVEKFDVVMH; translated from the exons ATGGGCGTCGCAGTCATGGGGTTGAAATCCAAGGTGGAGAAGCTCGAGATTCTGTCCCAACGGCTTCCGAACTTCATCAACAGAGAGGAGTGCACACCTGAAAATCGGCAAG GTATAGCTGCCTTTTGGTTGCAGTCTGTGTACCAAGAGTTAGAGGGCGCGTCTTGGGTAGAACTGTGTGCTAGGGTGAGTGACAAGTTCACTAAGGATAGGCAGGAGGCACTTCTTAGGCAGATGATTTGCACCAAGCAAACTTCAGCTGTGACTGCATATGTTGAGAAATTTGATGTTGTTATGCATTAG
- the LOC102709601 gene encoding dehydrin Rab16D-like: MEHQGQHGGHATGRVDEYGNPVAAGHGTATGMGAGHVQAPAREDRKTDGVLRRSGSSSSSSSEDDGMGGRRKKGIKEKIKEKLPGGNKGEQQTMGGTGAGATGAHGTTTTTTETGEKKGVMDKIKEKLPGQH; this comes from the exons ATGGAGCACCAGGGGCAGCACGGTGGCCACGCGACCGGCCGCGTCGACGAGTACGGCaacccggtcgccgccgggcACGGCACCGCCACCGGGATGGGCGCCGGCCATGTccaggcgccggcgagggaggACAGGAAGACCGACGGCGTGCTCCGCCGCTCCggcagctccagctccagctcg TCGGAGGACGACGGcatgggagggaggaggaagaagggcaTCAAGGAGAAGATCAAGGAGAAGCTCCCCGGCGGCAACAAGGGCGAGCAGCAGACGATgggcggcaccggcgccggcgccaccggcgcacacggcaccaccaccacaaccaCAGAGACCGGCGAGAAGAAGGGCGTCATGGACAAGATCAAGGAGAAGCTCCCCGGCCAGCACTGA